The Humulus lupulus chromosome 3, drHumLupu1.1, whole genome shotgun sequence genome window below encodes:
- the LOC133825776 gene encoding uncharacterized protein LOC133825776 — MEDIEEEVNYWTSSVVCYVLGTNPPLLVFEGFCRRMWKNLGIDKMAIIGHGIFIVRFVTVEQRNQVLNNGILFFDKKPLVMKSWSAQEDFRKESFQKVPIWVQLSNLDLKYWGERSLYKIVSQIGKPLQIDPITKAKEKLNFARVVIEVSVDQDFPHLISFVNEQDKQMDVIVQYEWKPSLCSVCKGLGHEDIQCQKQQGKQVWVPKNTGVDPTKKAKAEIDKDGFQLVIGKGKKNDGEMTKERSGVRLLEVTKFSFQVLGEASSGVSRDEQDRAITEGGGAPLVRRADLWEDLRCLRSMSPWVLLGDFNATINIEERVGVKVRTLHSEAFRECMIDCELEDVHYNGCFHTWSNNQDPPDRIVAKLDRVLGNST; from the exons ATGGAAGACATTGAGGAAGAGGTGAACTATTGGACCTCGTCAGTAGTTTGTTATGTGTTGGGGACCAATCCTCCTTTGCTTGTTTTCGAAGGGTTTTGCAGGAGGATGTGGAAGAATTTGGGGATAGATAAGATGGCAATTATTGGTCATGGCATTTTCATTGTGCGATTTGTTACAGTAGAGCAGAGGAATCAAGTATTAAACAATGGAATTCTTTTCTTTGATAAAAAGCCACTTGTTATGAAATCTTGGAGTGCACAGGAGGATTTTAGGAAGGAGAGCTTTCAGAAAGTGCCCATTTGGGTGCAGTTATCGAATTTAGATCTTAAATACTGGGGAGAGAGATCTTTGTATAAGATTGTTTCTCAGATTGGAAAACCTTTACAAATTGATCCAATTACAAAGGCCAAGGAGAAACTCAATTTTGCAAGGGTTGTGATAGAAGTTTCAGTAGATCAAGATTTCCCTCAtttaattagttttgtaaatgAGCAAGATAAGCAAATGGATGTGATAGTTCAGTATGAATGGAAGCCAAGTTTGTGTTCGGTTTGTAAAGGTTTGGGTCATGAAGACATTCAATGTCAAAAGCAGCAAGGTAAACAGGTCTGGGTTCCAAAAAATACAGGAGTAGATCCTACAAAAAAGGCAAAGGCTGAGATTGATAAAGATGGATTTCAACTTGTTATTGGGAAAGGTAAAAAAAATGATGGTGAGATGACCAAAGAAAGGTCAGGAGTGCGATTATTAGAGGTAACCAAGTTTTCTTTTCAGGTGCTTGGAGAGGCTAGTAGTGGGGTTTCTAGAGATGAGCAGGATCGAGCTATAACTGAAGGAGGGGGAGCACCTCTT GTTAGGAGAGCCGATCTTTGGGAAGATTTACGGTGCTTGAGATCTATGAGTCCTTGGGTTTTACTAGGGGATTTCAATGCGACTATAAATATTGAGGAGAGGGTTGGTGTAAAGGTTAGGACTCTTCATTCTGAGGCTTTTCGAGAGTGTATGATAGATTGTGAGTTGGAGGATGTTCATTACAATGGTTGTTTTCATACTTGGAGTAACAAccaggatcctcctgataggatAGTTGCAAAATTGGATAGAGTTTTGGGGAATAGTACTTAG